The following coding sequences lie in one Carassius carassius chromosome 1, fCarCar2.1, whole genome shotgun sequence genomic window:
- the LOC132139652 gene encoding gastrula zinc finger protein XlCGF8.2DB-like, with amino-acid sequence MASIKEESEDIKIEDTKEQTDLMPQKEESEVLDGMKEEGQRKKNRDIVTEEISENPSFQKSNFTCQQCGKGFSLKASLKRHIDAHSGERPYACQQCGKCFIRKGTLKAHMSIHTKEKPYACPQCGNCFSKRGNLNTHMRVHTGEKPFACKLYTGEKPYACKQCEKSFTTKLNLKYHINSHTGETPFTCDQCERRFRRKVTLKKHMKVHLRESSFACHQCGMSFSDSKNLTNHVITHTGEKPFMCLQCGKTCANNTNLAVHMRVHTGEKPFTCPQCGRSFRYKGNLQTHIRVHTGERPYICPHCGNRFKFIGNFQVHMRVHTGERPYKCLECDESFSYKRDLKHHLLTHSGKEF; translated from the exons ATGGCGtctattaaagaggagagtgaagacattAAGATTGAAGATACtaaggaacaaacag ATCTGATGCCGcagaaagaggagagtgaagtACTTGATGGAATGAAAGAAGAAGGTCAAAGGAAGAAAAATCGAGATATCGTAACTGAAGAAATATCTGAAAATCCTTCCTTCCAAAAAAGTaatttcacctgccaacagtgtggaaagggtTTCTCTTTAAAGGCAAGCCTGAAACGCCACATTGATGCTCACTCTGGAGAGAGGCCTTACGCCTGCCAgcagtgtggaaagtgtttcatTAGAAAAGGAACCCTTAAAGCCCACATGAGTATTCACACTAAAGAAAAGCCTTACGcgtgccctcagtgtggaaactGTTTCTCCAAGCGAGGaaatttaaacacacacatgagagttcacactggagagaagccttttgcCTGCAAACTgtacactggagagaagccttacgcCTGCAAACAGTGTGAAAAGAGCTTTACAACAAAACTAAACCTTAAGTATCATATAAACAGTCACACTGGTGAGACGCCAtttacatgtgatcagtgtgaaaGAAGATTCCGACGTAAGGTAACCCTTAAAAAGCACATGAAGGTTCATTTAAGAGAGAGCAGTTTTGCCTGTCATCAGTGTGGAATGAGTTTCTCAGACAGCAAAAACCTTACGAATCATGTGATtactcacactggagagaaaccattcatGTGCCTTCAATGTGGAAAGACTTGCGCAAACAATACAAATCTTGCtgttcacatgagagttcacactggagagaagcctttcacttGCCCTCAGTGTGGAAGGAGCTTCAGATACAAAGGAAACTTACAGACTCACATAAGAGTTCACACAGGAGAGAGGCCTTACATCTGCCCTCATTGTGGAAACCGCTTCAAATTTATTGGAAACTTTCAggttcacatgagagttcacacaggAGAGAGACCTTACAAGTGTCTTGAGTGTGACGAGAGTTTCTCATATAAGAGAGACCTGAAACACCATCTGCTGACTCACTCTGGAAAGGAATTCTAG